A region of Felis catus isolate Fca126 chromosome X unlocalized genomic scaffold, F.catus_Fca126_mat1.0 chrX_random_Un_scaffold_68, whole genome shotgun sequence DNA encodes the following proteins:
- the LOC111558693 gene encoding paraneoplastic antigen Ma6F, which produces MALAMLRGWCRWMGVDAQRSLLILGIPHDCEDQEFQEAAQAALQPLGRYRVLGKVFRKEFRSRVALVEMAQYLNRSVIPRQIPGMGGPWTVVFLPQAPESESQDTPNFLAQTQRQAGVALAGEAGAGDGAGAGGKAASGGKEGAGGGAAAELEVRKELEARQRLEAGQELEARQELEAGQRLEAGQQVEAQKELEVRKELEARQELEARQRLEAGQSLEAGHELEARQQLEAWQRLEACQRLEARKELERNWRRGSGWRRGRSRRQGSHLGQAGPEEEAGESDEEGAAGDAGIAGLLGSVSVAGAAGEAGPAGEEGAVGVAGAIGAGRSWTQPWSPVWQPVLENRASMKLRTFPGMEEPHREEESFESWLDHASDTLYLWCHITERERRRRLMESLGGPALDLVCGLLAENPDVPAQDCLAALVQVFGRKDTPTTAWLKFLTCGQRPQETLFVYVIRLEGLLQSAVEKGAIHPNRADQLRVRQVLMRARPNEMLENKLRRMRLDRRPPGFLGMLRLIQETEAWEATAARSEHLQVEEGARVGTGGLAAAWASGEVAEASPAREDASQAALANLGASEAVPGSAEADTAAPEAHDVARAALVPEEAPKIFPAMQKDENAPASAGLDQARPSEAPGGPTPAQMGSASREGPGGPGCEPEGLAQAGDQEAGEPLEEGPKPIPEESGNEVGAGEVRPPKSSSGK; this is translated from the exons ATGGCACTGGCTATGCTTCGTGGCTGGTGCAGGTGGATGGGCGTGGATGCTCAGCGCTCGCTGCTCATCCTGGGCATTCCCCACGACTGTGAGGACCAGGAATTCCAGGAGGCCGCGCAggctgccctccagcccctgggcaGATACCGAGTGCTGGGCAAGGTGTTCAGAAAGGAGTTCAGATCCAGGGTCGCCTTGGTGGAGATGGCTCAGTATTTAAACCGAAGTGTGATCCCCCGACAAATACCAGGCATGGGAGGACCCTGGACTGTGGtcttcctgccccaggccccagaaTCAGAGTCACAGGATACACCCAATTTCCTTGCACAGACCCAGAGGCAAGCAGGGGTTGCCCTGGCAGGCGAGGCAGgagctggggatggggcaggagctggaggcaagGCAGCttctggaggcaaggaaggagctggaggcggggcagcggct gagctggaggtgaggaaggaactGGAGGCGAGGCAgcggctggaggcggggcaggagCTAGAGGcgaggcaggagctggaggcggggcagcgGCTGGAGGCAGGGCAGCAGGTGGAGGCGCAGAAGGAgttggaggtgaggaaggaactGGAGGCAAGGCAGGAACTGGAGGCAAGGCAgcggctggaggcggggcagagTCTGGAGGCGGGGCATGAGCTGGAGGCGAGGCAGCAGCTGGAGGCGTGGCAGCGGCTGGAGGCCTGTCAGCGgctggaggccaggaaggagctggag aggaactGGAGGCGAGGCAGTGGCTGGAGgcgaggaaggagcaggaggcagggcagCCACTTGGGCCAGGCAGGGCctgaagaggaagcaggagagtcAGATGAGGAGGGAGCCGCTGGGGACGCAGGAATTGCAGGTTTGTTAGGATCTGTGAGTGTGGCAGGAGCTGCAGGTGAGGCGGGACCTGCAGGTGAGGAAGGAGCTGTGGGTGTGGCAGGAGCCATAGGTGCGGGAAGATCCTGGACCCAGCCTTGGAGCCCGGTCTGGCAGCCTGTGCTGGAAAACAGGGCCTCTATGAAACTGAGAACCTTTCCTGGAATGGAAGAGCCACACCGAGAAGAAGAGTCCTTTGAGAGCTGGCTGGATCACGCCAGCGACACGCTGTACCTGTGGTGCCACAtcacagaaagggagaggaggaggaggctgatgGAGAGCTTGGGTGGCCCTGCACTGGATCTCGTGTGCGGCCTCCTGGCAGAAAACCCTGACGTCCCTGCACAGGATTGCCTGGCCGCGCTGGTCCAGGTGTTTGGGAGGAAGGACACCCCCACGACCGCATGGCTGAAGTTCCTGACCTGTGGCCAGCGGCCCCAGGAGACTCTCTTTGTCTATGTGATTCGCCTGGAAGGCCTGCTGCAGTCGGCCGTGGAGAAGGGGGCCATCCATCCCAACCGTGCGGACCAGTTACGCGTCCGGCAGGTGCTGATGCGGGCCCGCCCCAACGAGATGCTCGAGAACAAGCTGAGGAGGATGCGGCTGGACAGGAGACCACCTGGCTTCCTGGGGATGCTGCGGCTCATTCAGGAGACCGAGGCATGGGAGGCCACCGCAGCTAGGAGTGAGCActtgcaagtggaagagggggcCCGTGTGGGCACCGGAGGCCTGGCCGCTGCCTGGGCCAGTGGAGAGGTTGCCGAAGCCTCCCCAGCCAGGGAAGATGCTTCCCAGGCTGCCCTGGCCAACCTAGGGGCCAGTGAGGCCGTTCCTGGCAGTGCCGAAGCTGATACGGCTGCTCCTGAAGCCCATGATGTCGCCAGGGCAGCCCTCGTCCCTGAGGAGGCCCCCAAGATCTTCCCTGCCatgcagaaagatgaaaatgCTCCCGCCTCTGCGGGCCTAGATCAGGCAAGGCCCTCAGAGGCCCCTgggggccccacccctgcccagatgGGCAGCGCTTCCAGGGAGGGCCCGGGAGGTCCTGGCTGTGAGCCGGAGGGCCTCGCCCAGGCAGGAGACCAGGAGGCTGGGGAGCCCCTGGAGGAGGGGCCCAAGCCCATACCAGAGGAGTCGGGAAACGAGGTCGGGGCTGGGGAGGTGAGGCCCCCCAAGTCCTCCTCGGGCAAATAG